A single genomic interval of bacterium harbors:
- a CDS encoding NUDIX domain-containing protein, with protein sequence MGCDTKAPDGYDPRAYPPVAVTVDVVTFTIVDNHLQILLVRRGQRPDKGLWALPGGFVREDEGLEAAALRELHEETGVVAEPRHLEQLGTYGTPDRDPRMRVVTVAYWAILANLPEPKGGGDAAEASLFSVVMVEADALKLAFDHGNIIKEAVERVRSKLEYTTLAAQFCPPEFTVSQLRRVYEAVWNARIDPGNFHRKVTTSPDFLRSTGGSTDPQARGGRPAKIYSPGEAEYISSPIMRSPSPRPTPRRRRPPPDQPPDRSGTD encoded by the coding sequence ATGGGGTGTGACACGAAGGCTCCCGATGGATACGATCCCCGGGCGTACCCGCCGGTCGCCGTCACCGTCGATGTGGTCACATTCACCATCGTCGACAACCACCTTCAGATCCTCCTGGTCCGGCGCGGGCAGCGCCCGGACAAGGGCCTCTGGGCTCTACCTGGGGGTTTCGTGCGCGAAGACGAGGGTCTCGAGGCGGCGGCTCTCCGCGAACTTCACGAGGAGACAGGGGTTGTCGCCGAGCCGCGCCATCTCGAACAACTCGGCACGTACGGAACGCCTGACCGTGACCCGCGGATGCGGGTGGTCACCGTCGCCTACTGGGCCATCCTCGCCAACCTCCCTGAACCCAAGGGAGGCGGAGACGCGGCCGAAGCCAGCCTCTTCTCCGTCGTGATGGTCGAAGCGGATGCTCTCAAGCTGGCCTTCGACCACGGCAACATCATCAAGGAGGCGGTGGAGAGGGTACGGTCGAAGCTCGAATACACCACCCTGGCCGCACAGTTCTGCCCTCCCGAGTTCACCGTCAGCCAGCTACGGCGGGTTTACGAAGCCGTGTGGAACGCCCGCATAGACCCAGGCAACTTCCATCGCAAGGTCACCACAAGTCCCGACTTTCTCCGCTCCACAGGCGGTTCTACGGATCCGCAGGCAAGAGGGGGGCGTCCAGCCAAGATTTATAGCCCTGGCGAGGCGGAGTACATTTCCTCACCGATCATGAGATCTCCGTCTCCTCGCCCCACACCTCGACGAAGACGGCCCCCTCCGGACCAGCCTCCGGACCGTTCAGGGACCGACTGA
- a CDS encoding alpha/beta hydrolase yields METPSVRHGYTTGSQGNRLHYLDYGGEGTTLICMHGVIGNAWNWKAVAAGVRDRRRVVALDFRGYGESQWSAGHDYTTSDHVADLAALVEALGEDQVDLMGSSWGALVSIQYAAENPDRVGSIVVVDVEASFAQSETDLFPRPTSHADHGDVRTGLGFAFPNAPEEMLELTALTSFGPVDGGRLAPKHDPYFFERWPFRSDDHWERLEGMATPALLVHATDSFVNHDVMAEMASRMGNATLVQVENSTHVIPVDNPTGLLEALGSFL; encoded by the coding sequence ATGGAGACGCCGAGCGTCCGGCATGGATACACGACCGGGTCCCAAGGCAACCGCCTGCATTACCTGGACTACGGGGGTGAGGGCACGACCCTGATATGCATGCACGGAGTGATCGGCAACGCCTGGAACTGGAAGGCCGTGGCGGCCGGTGTCCGTGACCGGCGCCGGGTGGTGGCCCTCGACTTCCGCGGCTACGGCGAGAGCCAGTGGTCGGCGGGCCACGACTACACGACCTCCGACCACGTGGCGGATCTGGCCGCCCTCGTCGAAGCCCTCGGTGAGGACCAGGTGGACCTGATGGGTTCATCCTGGGGCGCCCTGGTGTCCATCCAGTACGCGGCGGAGAACCCCGACCGGGTGGGAAGCATCGTGGTGGTGGACGTGGAGGCGTCGTTCGCCCAGAGCGAGACCGACCTCTTCCCCCGACCCACCAGCCACGCCGACCACGGCGATGTACGGACCGGCCTCGGGTTCGCCTTCCCCAATGCCCCCGAGGAGATGCTGGAGCTGACCGCGTTGACCAGCTTCGGACCGGTCGACGGCGGGCGGCTGGCACCCAAGCACGACCCCTACTTCTTCGAACGCTGGCCCTTCCGCTCCGACGACCACTGGGAACGGCTGGAAGGCATGGCGACCCCTGCCCTACTGGTCCACGCAACCGACAGCTTCGTCAACCACGATGTCATGGCCGAGATGGCAAGCCGCATGGGCAACGCAACCCTGGTACAGGTGGAAAACAGCACCCACGTCATCCCGGTCGACAACCCCACCGGCCTGCTGGAGGCGCTCGGGTCCTTCCTGTAG